In Ancylobacter pratisalsi, one DNA window encodes the following:
- a CDS encoding IS3 family transposase (programmed frameshift), with protein sequence MQRRRFSREFKLEAVRLVKDRGVAVAQAARDLDVHENVLRKWVREAKADPQHAFPGQGQMKPEQLEIDRLRREVAKLKAERDNLKKGRSLLREGSDMKFAFIAKHRSIWPVAWLCDALDVSRSGFHAWLNRSPSAHARHDDVLATAVDRSFKSSDRTYGARRVWHDVLAEGLSCGLHRVERIMRERGLRARPRRRGLPKDVGVRAAASDNLLDRAFEASAPNQKWVADFTYIWTAEGWLYVAAVVDLFSRRVVGWAMKAEMTAQLVTDALIMAIWRRGKPDSLLHHSDQGSQYTSEQFQRLMADHGITCSMSRSGNVWDNAAMESFFSSLKTERTARKVYRTRDDARADVFDYIERFYNRRRRHSTLGYLSPVEFEERAKLA encoded by the exons ATGCAACGACGGAGGTTCAGCCGCGAGTTCAAGCTTGAGGCTGTGAGATTGGTGAAGGATCGGGGCGTTGCCGTTGCGCAGGCTGCCCGCGACCTGGATGTGCACGAGAACGTGCTGCGTAAATGGGTTCGCGAGGCTAAGGCGGATCCTCAGCATGCCTTTCCCGGGCAGGGTCAGATGAAGCCCGAGCAGCTCGAGATTGACCGGCTGCGCAGGGAAGTGGCCAAGCTGAAGGCGGAGCGCGACA ATCTTAAAAAAGGCCGCAGCCTTCTTCGCGAGGGAAGCGATATGAAGTTCGCCTTCATCGCGAAGCACCGGAGCATCTGGCCGGTGGCATGGCTATGCGACGCTCTGGATGTCTCGCGGTCGGGCTTTCATGCCTGGCTCAATCGCAGCCCCAGTGCGCATGCCCGGCATGATGACGTGCTCGCGACGGCGGTCGACCGGAGCTTCAAGAGCAGCGATCGGACCTATGGTGCACGACGGGTCTGGCACGATGTGCTGGCGGAAGGGCTCTCCTGCGGGCTGCATCGGGTTGAACGGATCATGCGGGAGCGTGGGTTGCGAGCCCGGCCGCGCCGTCGTGGGTTGCCGAAGGATGTCGGCGTGCGGGCAGCCGCGTCTGACAATCTGCTCGACCGCGCCTTCGAGGCCTCGGCCCCGAACCAGAAATGGGTGGCGGACTTCACCTATATCTGGACCGCGGAGGGCTGGCTCTACGTTGCCGCCGTCGTCGACCTGTTCTCACGACGTGTCGTCGGCTGGGCGATGAAGGCAGAGATGACGGCGCAGCTCGTCACCGATGCCCTCATTATGGCGATCTGGCGCCGCGGCAAGCCGGACAGCCTGCTGCATCACTCCGACCAGGGCAGCCAATATACGAGCGAGCAGTTCCAGCGACTGATGGCTGACCACGGCATCACCTGCTCGATGAGCCGATCGGGCAACGTCTGGGACAATGCTGCGATGGAGAGCTTCTTCTCGTCGCTGAAAACCGAGCGGACAGCCCGCAAGGTCTACAGGACGAGGGATGATGCCAGGGCCGACGTGTTCGACTACATCGAGCGCTTCTACAATCGCCGGCGCAGGCACTCGACATTGGGCTATCTCAGCCCCGTCGAGTTCGAGGAGCGAGCCAAATTAGCTTAA
- a CDS encoding MarR family winged helix-turn-helix transcriptional regulator, with translation MANKIDGPEHASVGAWAKRCYFAGRAMMEDTLRSHGLGATQWYVLHQLAQVGPTMQRELVRLLQIERATVSTIVGTLVRKGLVEQVPDAVDQRQKLLRLTLAGKTLWGELPDLGFIHDAAFAGFSEADIEITARVLKAATERLNQRLKGEQA, from the coding sequence ATGGCTAACAAGATTGATGGTCCTGAACACGCTTCGGTGGGGGCTTGGGCAAAACGGTGCTACTTCGCCGGACGCGCGATGATGGAGGACACCCTCCGGTCTCATGGTCTGGGCGCTACGCAATGGTATGTCTTGCATCAGCTCGCCCAAGTCGGGCCGACGATGCAGCGTGAACTGGTGCGATTGCTGCAGATCGAGCGCGCGACGGTGAGCACCATTGTCGGAACGCTCGTCCGAAAGGGCCTAGTCGAACAGGTCCCGGATGCCGTCGATCAGCGCCAGAAACTGCTTCGCCTGACGCTGGCGGGCAAGACGCTGTGGGGCGAACTGCCCGATCTGGGCTTCATCCATGACGCGGCGTTTGCTGGCTTTTCCGAAGCCGACATCGAGATTACGGCGCGGGTGCTCAAAGCGGCAACCGAGCGCCTCAATCAACGATTGAAAGGAGAACAGGCATGA
- a CDS encoding NAD-dependent epimerase/dehydratase family protein, which produces MTILVTGATGLVGERLLPRLAEAGVDCRALVRRGRDVPAGIVAVEGDLFDPASLAHAVDGVSAIIHLAAVFRTQDTDLIWKSNLEGTRSLIAAAQAHAPKARFIMSSTSNVYNRNTSHPGCETDAVEPEQAYPASKVAAEKALRESGLNWSILRFPFVYGDGDGHLEMLPKHVAAFGFHPANRMSTIHHRDIATATNLALAGAFDGRIVNISDEAPTTIYELVRLVGETMASSSEPMQNPWHLHIDASLSRSLGFQSTVRTVYQAAQDGIL; this is translated from the coding sequence ATGACAATCCTCGTGACCGGCGCGACCGGATTGGTCGGTGAGCGCTTGTTGCCGCGCCTCGCGGAGGCTGGAGTGGACTGCCGCGCCTTGGTTCGCCGCGGCAGGGATGTTCCCGCTGGGATAGTGGCCGTCGAAGGCGACCTCTTCGATCCGGCATCGCTGGCGCACGCTGTCGATGGAGTTTCGGCGATCATCCATCTGGCGGCGGTGTTTCGCACGCAGGACACCGACCTGATCTGGAAAAGCAATCTGGAGGGCACGCGCAGCCTGATTGCAGCGGCACAGGCCCATGCCCCCAAGGCACGCTTCATCATGTCGAGCACTTCCAACGTTTACAACAGAAACACCTCACATCCGGGATGCGAAACGGATGCGGTCGAACCGGAACAGGCGTATCCGGCCAGCAAGGTCGCGGCGGAGAAGGCGCTACGCGAAAGCGGCCTGAACTGGTCGATCCTTAGGTTCCCTTTCGTCTATGGCGATGGCGACGGCCATCTGGAAATGTTGCCAAAGCATGTGGCGGCCTTCGGATTCCATCCTGCCAATCGAATGAGCACGATACATCATCGCGACATCGCGACCGCGACGAACCTAGCGTTGGCCGGGGCGTTCGACGGTCGCATCGTCAACATCTCTGACGAAGCGCCCACTACAATCTACGAGCTGGTCAGGCTCGTCGGCGAAACGATGGCCTCGTCATCCGAACCAATGCAGAACCCTTGGCATCTTCATATCGACGCTTCGCTTTCACGTAGTCTTGGCTTTCAATCGACGGTGAGGACTGTTTATCAAGCGGCGCAGGACGGGATACTTTGA
- a CDS encoding peptidase: protein MPTRRNLLIMGAGAGMVLTIGVPIFAHDGPGHAKSATAVTEVFGEGVKLTAVAVEYDAPVKGVDLSAGNFAVEGRTVTGVFASTSADPAGRAEIGPFVIVALSPEDANAALARKIGQQGGAASGPGGNVGGVGGRGPGQAGDIPAYDTIYPAASAAVLQPGPITLADGHVVAGGDSAIETTKVKNLVVDDFRQLVFNDPETGDLLRYNLFVPKDYDASRSYPLVLFMHDAGATSDVTRTTLFQGLGAISWASPEDQAKRPCFVLAPQYAEIIVDNESRTSSMMETTIHLVEALAKEYSIDRKRLYATGQSGGCMMSIAMNIAYPGFFAASFLVAGQWGSTLVKPLAQAKLFVLVSQDDPGAFPGENAIMEVLEQEGAKISRAVWNGTWSAEQFRTAFEAIDAKDTPINYVSFEKGTVIPAGESTAGASGHRNTWRIAYTIEPIREWIFRQHG, encoded by the coding sequence ATGCCGACACGCCGCAATCTGCTGATCATGGGTGCCGGAGCCGGTATGGTGCTGACCATCGGTGTGCCCATATTCGCCCATGACGGCCCCGGCCATGCGAAATCCGCCACGGCCGTCACCGAGGTCTTCGGCGAGGGCGTCAAACTGACGGCGGTGGCGGTAGAATACGACGCGCCTGTCAAAGGGGTCGATTTGTCCGCCGGAAACTTCGCGGTCGAGGGACGGACCGTCACCGGCGTCTTCGCCAGCACCTCCGCCGATCCGGCGGGCCGGGCCGAGATAGGCCCTTTCGTCATCGTCGCCCTGTCGCCCGAGGATGCGAATGCCGCGCTGGCCCGGAAAATCGGACAGCAGGGCGGAGCGGCCAGCGGCCCCGGCGGTAATGTGGGTGGCGTCGGCGGACGCGGACCGGGTCAGGCGGGCGACATCCCGGCCTATGACACGATCTATCCGGCCGCCAGCGCGGCGGTGCTGCAACCCGGCCCAATCACGCTGGCCGACGGGCATGTCGTCGCGGGCGGCGACAGCGCCATCGAGACGACGAAGGTGAAGAACCTCGTTGTGGACGACTTCCGGCAGCTTGTGTTCAACGATCCTGAGACTGGCGATCTGCTGCGCTATAATCTCTTCGTGCCAAAGGATTACGATGCAAGCCGATCCTATCCGCTGGTTCTGTTCATGCACGACGCTGGCGCGACCAGCGACGTGACGCGTACGACGCTGTTCCAGGGCCTGGGCGCGATCTCATGGGCCAGCCCCGAGGACCAGGCCAAGCGCCCGTGTTTCGTGCTGGCGCCGCAATATGCCGAGATCATCGTTGATAACGAGTCCCGGACGTCGAGCATGATGGAGACCACAATCCATCTCGTGGAGGCGCTGGCGAAGGAATACAGCATCGACCGGAAACGCCTCTACGCCACCGGCCAGTCGGGCGGCTGCATGATGTCGATCGCCATGAACATCGCCTATCCGGGCTTCTTCGCCGCATCCTTCCTTGTCGCCGGCCAGTGGGGATCGACATTGGTGAAGCCGCTGGCGCAGGCCAAGCTTTTTGTGCTGGTCTCGCAGGACGATCCGGGGGCATTTCCCGGCGAAAATGCCATCATGGAGGTACTGGAACAGGAAGGTGCGAAGATCAGCCGCGCCGTGTGGAACGGGACATGGAGCGCGGAGCAATTCCGCACCGCCTTCGAGGCGATCGATGCAAAGGACACCCCAATCAACTATGTCAGCTTCGAGAAGGGCACCGTCATTCCCGCAGGCGAATCGACCGCCGGTGCGAGCGGCCATCGGAACACTTGGCGCATTGCCTATACGATCGAACCTATCCGCGAGTGGATATTCCGTCAGCATGGGTAG
- a CDS encoding DUF3500 domain-containing protein — translation MASTRTKIIVDAANTFLETLDPGQRETVLLPFNPAARPAAAQFARQGTPGGPGRQDAAAQRPPRGERPTGIGGPEGGGRNGGGPGTGVLPGFVGEQYGAAVWSNFPASDVPRPGLSLGEMTGDQRTAALHLLETVLSSDGYRKVLEIMGSDQVLHEGGTNYASGTDHYTLGLFGIPGMHDPWMLQFGAHHLGLNVVVRGAQGVATPALTGAQPAVYTNASGETVRVLAGENDKAFALLDALDEKQRGKAILDYQIGDLVFGPGRSGETIVPEGLRASEMTPAQRMLLLELTREWAGIVNEDYAAPRMAEIEAGLDETWFAWSGPTTHVSGRNGSSYYRIQGPKLIIEFSPQGVGGDPTMHVHTVYRDPANDYGQGITTP, via the coding sequence ATGGCTTCCACCCGCACCAAGATCATCGTGGACGCCGCGAACACCTTTCTGGAGACGCTCGACCCCGGGCAGCGGGAGACAGTGCTGCTCCCCTTCAACCCGGCCGCCAGACCCGCTGCCGCGCAATTCGCGCGGCAGGGAACGCCGGGGGGACCCGGCAGGCAGGATGCGGCAGCCCAACGTCCGCCCCGAGGTGAACGCCCCACCGGTATCGGCGGTCCCGAGGGGGGAGGCCGGAATGGCGGCGGGCCGGGCACCGGAGTCTTGCCCGGCTTCGTGGGCGAGCAATATGGCGCGGCGGTCTGGTCGAACTTCCCGGCCAGCGACGTGCCCCGGCCGGGTCTTTCGCTGGGCGAGATGACCGGGGACCAGCGCACCGCCGCGCTGCACCTTCTGGAAACGGTGCTCAGCTCTGATGGCTACCGCAAGGTGCTGGAGATCATGGGCTCCGATCAGGTGCTACACGAGGGCGGCACGAACTACGCCTCGGGAACCGATCACTATACGCTCGGCCTGTTCGGTATCCCCGGCATGCACGATCCGTGGATGCTGCAATTCGGCGCGCATCACCTCGGCCTGAACGTGGTCGTCCGGGGCGCGCAGGGCGTGGCCACGCCGGCGCTGACCGGCGCGCAACCCGCCGTCTATACCAATGCGTCGGGTGAAACCGTGCGAGTGCTGGCGGGCGAGAACGACAAGGCTTTCGCGCTGCTCGATGCGCTGGACGAGAAACAGCGCGGCAAGGCGATCCTCGACTATCAAATCGGCGATCTGGTCTTCGGCCCCGGCCGCAGCGGCGAGACCATCGTGCCCGAGGGGCTGCGGGCCTCGGAGATGACGCCAGCGCAGCGGATGCTGCTGCTGGAGCTGACCCGGGAATGGGCAGGCATCGTCAACGAGGACTATGCCGCGCCGCGCATGGCCGAGATCGAGGCGGGGCTGGACGAAACCTGGTTCGCCTGGAGCGGCCCGACCACGCATGTGTCGGGGCGGAACGGCTCCTCCTATTACCGGATTCAGGGACCTAAGCTGATCATCGAATTCTCGCCGCAAGGCGTCGGCGGCGATCCGACCATGCATGTCCACACCGTCTACCGTGATCCGGCGAACGACTACGGCCAGGGGATCACGACGCCATGA
- a CDS encoding O-methyltransferase, giving the protein MREERTGPHAETPGGRDGGQDQRMRAIGPDTGRLLNILVRSLAAPTILEIGTSFGYSGIWLAEAARATGGRLVTMELHGYKSAHAREMAEKAGLADHIDFKVGDAVAMIGELPGTVDFVFLDLWKDLYVPCLEAFYPKLAPGAIIVADNMLGPDPAVKDYGKAVRARPGITSVLLPVGSGIEVSRYEPA; this is encoded by the coding sequence ATGCGCGAGGAGCGCACAGGCCCGCACGCCGAGACGCCCGGCGGCCGCGACGGCGGACAGGACCAGCGCATGCGCGCCATCGGCCCGGACACGGGTCGCCTCCTGAACATACTGGTGAGGAGCCTCGCCGCGCCGACCATCCTGGAGATCGGCACGTCCTTCGGCTATTCCGGCATCTGGCTGGCGGAGGCGGCGCGGGCGACCGGCGGCCGGCTCGTCACCATGGAACTGCACGGCTACAAGTCGGCCCATGCGCGGGAGATGGCGGAGAAGGCCGGTCTTGCCGACCATATCGACTTCAAGGTCGGAGACGCCGTCGCGATGATTGGCGAGCTGCCGGGCACGGTCGACTTCGTCTTCCTCGACCTCTGGAAAGATCTTTACGTTCCCTGTCTCGAGGCCTTCTACCCTAAGCTCGCTCCGGGCGCGATCATCGTCGCCGACAACATGCTGGGTCCGGACCCCGCCGTGAAGGATTACGGCAAGGCCGTTCGCGCCAGGCCCGGCATCACCAGCGTGCTCCTGCCGGTCGGCTCCGGCATCGAAGTCAGCCGCTACGAGCCGGCCTGA
- a CDS encoding PadR family transcriptional regulator — MKTRYRGGPDRHPLHPDHPEGHHGKGHRHGRHGGGRLFDYGELRLLLLAMIAERPRHGYELIKEIEERFGGAYTPSPGVIYPTLSWLDDMGYAAIEPEASGRKLYRITPEGEAFLVANRTAANELLSRMAAAAEGAGHLPELVADAIRNFKLALRLRLNREPLDVEAAGKIANALDQAARTVEQS, encoded by the coding sequence ATGAAAACAAGATACAGAGGCGGACCGGACCGCCATCCCCTCCATCCGGACCACCCTGAAGGCCACCACGGCAAAGGCCATCGGCACGGTCGCCACGGCGGTGGCCGGCTCTTCGACTATGGCGAACTGCGGCTTCTGCTTCTGGCGATGATCGCCGAGCGGCCGCGCCACGGCTATGAACTGATCAAGGAGATCGAGGAACGCTTCGGCGGCGCCTACACCCCGAGCCCCGGCGTGATCTATCCGACGCTCTCCTGGCTTGACGATATGGGCTATGCCGCGATCGAACCCGAAGCGTCGGGCAGGAAGCTCTACCGCATCACGCCCGAGGGAGAAGCCTTCCTCGTCGCCAACCGGACGGCGGCCAACGAACTCCTGTCCCGCATGGCTGCGGCGGCCGAAGGCGCAGGGCACCTGCCGGAGTTGGTCGCTGACGCCATCAGGAACTTCAAGCTGGCTCTGCGGCTTCGGTTGAATCGCGAACCGCTCGACGTAGAAGCGGCCGGCAAGATCGCCAACGCTCTCGACCAGGCGGCCCGGACAGTGGAGCAAAGCTGA
- a CDS encoding TetR/AcrR family transcriptional regulator, translated as MLSDEMRRRAIVKAAHEAFVDLGFGRTTTAVVAARAKVSKRAIYQFFKNQTELFAAVVKDNRHIILDLPRPVGEDLPLMETLVRIFRLDIDDDAEKEREAILQLITRESSQFPELSDYLYEHQIIRSRGDLIEWLESERLRGRIKVEDPLVNAGMLMDIVFGALLPRRRLQNRTDRARRTEHIKKRLEIYLRGTAPCSETSAQ; from the coding sequence GTGCTCAGTGACGAGATGCGACGCCGCGCGATCGTCAAAGCCGCCCATGAGGCATTCGTTGATCTGGGATTTGGGCGAACGACCACCGCCGTGGTCGCCGCGCGGGCCAAGGTCTCCAAACGCGCGATCTATCAGTTCTTCAAGAACCAGACGGAGTTGTTCGCTGCGGTGGTGAAAGACAACCGCCACATCATCCTTGATCTTCCGCGGCCGGTCGGGGAAGACCTTCCGCTCATGGAGACCCTCGTACGGATTTTCCGGCTGGACATCGACGACGACGCTGAGAAAGAGCGTGAAGCCATCCTGCAACTCATCACGCGAGAGTCGAGCCAGTTTCCGGAGCTTTCGGATTATCTCTATGAACACCAAATAATCCGGTCCCGCGGAGACTTGATCGAGTGGCTGGAGAGTGAGCGCCTCCGTGGCCGGATCAAAGTCGAGGATCCGCTTGTAAATGCCGGAATGCTTATGGATATCGTGTTCGGCGCATTGCTTCCGCGCCGGCGTCTTCAAAATCGCACCGACCGCGCGCGCCGTACGGAACACATCAAGAAGCGTCTCGAAATCTATCTGCGTGGAACCGCGCCTTGTTCTGAGACATCGGCCCAATAA
- a CDS encoding efflux RND transporter periplasmic adaptor subunit → MIAISSQSVPFELTLPGRVVASATAEIRPQVNGIVRRIAFLEGKRIAAGDVLYELDNTKFKAAVAAANAALDKTRAVVVGAQATFDRINTLAKSNAVSVQALDDARSALLQAQADVEAARANLETANINLDDATLTAPLDGEIGVSAVSIGALVTENQTEPLVTIRQIDPVYVDLVDSSVNLLRVRDEIDAGRLGREQGPRPVTLTLENGKQYNTTGTIAVVDRVVSLTAGTFRVRATFRNPDQILVPGMFVRTQLSLGEIPNAYLVPQRAVMRGTNGEATVYVASTGGKAELRTVTTNGTAGNNWIVVGGLTDGDRIVVDGFQKISDGTAIKAVNASVDENGLVRQTLGSAPATTREAPQ, encoded by the coding sequence GTGATCGCAATCAGCAGCCAGTCCGTCCCATTTGAACTCACCCTGCCCGGTCGGGTTGTCGCATCTGCAACGGCGGAGATACGACCGCAGGTCAACGGCATCGTCCGTCGCATCGCCTTTCTGGAAGGCAAGAGAATCGCGGCAGGCGATGTCCTCTATGAGCTTGACAATACCAAATTCAAGGCCGCCGTCGCGGCCGCAAACGCTGCCTTGGACAAGACGCGGGCCGTGGTCGTGGGGGCGCAAGCGACCTTCGATCGTATCAACACCCTGGCAAAATCCAACGCTGTTAGCGTCCAGGCGCTCGACGATGCGAGGTCCGCGCTGCTGCAGGCACAAGCCGACGTTGAGGCGGCCAGGGCAAATCTCGAGACCGCCAACATCAACCTCGACGATGCCACCCTCACGGCTCCTCTGGATGGAGAGATCGGGGTGTCCGCGGTCAGTATTGGGGCGCTTGTCACCGAAAACCAAACGGAACCACTTGTAACGATACGCCAGATCGATCCGGTCTACGTCGACTTGGTGGATTCGAGCGTCAACCTGCTTCGTGTTCGCGATGAAATCGACGCAGGGCGGCTTGGTCGTGAGCAAGGACCGAGGCCGGTCACGCTCACGCTCGAGAACGGAAAACAATACAACACAACAGGCACCATCGCGGTGGTCGACAGGGTTGTTAGCCTGACGGCCGGTACATTCCGCGTGCGCGCTACATTCCGCAATCCGGACCAGATTCTGGTTCCAGGCATGTTTGTCAGGACACAGCTGTCCCTTGGTGAGATCCCCAACGCCTATCTCGTACCGCAGCGCGCTGTGATGCGCGGGACCAACGGGGAGGCAACGGTCTATGTCGCCTCCACCGGGGGCAAGGCTGAACTGCGGACAGTGACCACGAATGGCACCGCCGGCAACAATTGGATCGTCGTCGGCGGACTGACGGACGGAGACCGCATCGTGGTCGACGGCTTCCAGAAAATTTCGGATGGGACCGCAATCAAGGCGGTCAACGCGTCGGTTGATGAAAATGGCCTTGTGCGGCAGACACTTGGATCTGCTCCAGCGACAACACGGGAGGCTCCTCAGTGA